In Rhipicephalus microplus isolate Deutch F79 chromosome 9, USDA_Rmic, whole genome shotgun sequence, one genomic interval encodes:
- the LOC142771609 gene encoding uncharacterized protein LOC142771609 — MEFINKQFEEFKLEIGDLKNEIAIVRTENRAIKNDFSRLTTELKETRKELTELQQYSRRNNVEIKGVPVQEKENLVAVIKSISTYLKVDINESDLEVVHRVPTREKSQSNIIAKFISRIPRDKFMNATKKQRLTTAIIGFEGSTPLYINDHLCPANKVLLGKALKAKRENNWKFTWVSGGKILMRKTENSRVLHITCAEDLSQIS, encoded by the coding sequence ATGGAATTCATTAATAAGCAATTTGAGGAATTTAAATTGGAAATCGGAGACTTGAAAAATGAAATTGCAATCGTCAGAACGGAAAACAGGGCAATCAAGAATGACTTCAGCAGGCTCACGACTGAGCTAAAGGAAACAAGAAAAGAGCTAACAGAGCTACAACAGTACAGCCGACGTAACAATGTGGAAATTAAAGGTGTCCCCGTGCAAGAAAAAGAGAACCTTGTAGCAGTGATCAAGAGCATATCAACCTATTTGAAAGTGGATATAAATGAATCTGATCTCGAGGTTGTACATCGTGTTCCAACCAGGGAAAAGTCACAATCGAACATCATTGCTAAGTTCATCTCCCGCATCCCCAGAGATAAGTTCATGAATGCCACGAAGAAGCAAAGATTGACCACTGCAATCATAGGCTTTGAAGGTTCCACCCCGCTCTATATTAATGACCACCTATGTCCAGCTAACAAGGTACTGCTGGGCAAGGCATTAAAGGCGAAGCGCGAAAATAACTGGAAATTCACTTGGGTATCCGGCGGAAAAATTCTCATGAGAAAGACAGAAAATTCGCGAGTATTGCACATAACATGCGCAGAAGATCTATCGCAAATTTCCTGA